A genomic region of Thermococcus sp. contains the following coding sequences:
- a CDS encoding peptidylprolyl isomerase: MKVEAGDFVKFHYVGRFENGEVFDTSYEDIAKENGILVEDREYGPLGVNIGAGEIIPGLDEAIIGMEPGEKKTVTVPPEKAYGMPNPELVVTVPVSEFTQVGLEPVEGMYVMTDSGIAKIVKVAEDGVELDFNHPLAGKILFFEVEVVEVKKEGASDAHSAEVEG, encoded by the coding sequence ATGAAGGTTGAAGCTGGAGATTTTGTAAAGTTCCACTACGTTGGAAGGTTTGAGAACGGTGAGGTTTTTGACACCAGTTACGAGGACATCGCAAAGGAGAACGGCATATTGGTTGAGGATAGAGAATACGGGCCCCTTGGGGTGAACATAGGAGCGGGAGAAATAATCCCCGGACTCGACGAGGCTATAATTGGAATGGAACCCGGCGAGAAGAAGACCGTAACGGTCCCCCCAGAAAAGGCCTATGGAATGCCCAACCCGGAGCTTGTGGTCACGGTGCCCGTATCCGAGTTCACGCAGGTCGGCCTTGAACCGGTTGAAGGTATGTACGTCATGACCGACTCGGGAATAGCCAAGATAGTGAAGGTGGCAGAGGACGGTGTTGAACTCGACTTCAACCACCCGCTGGCTGGGAAAATCCTCTTCTTTGAGGTTGAGGTGGTGGAAGTCAAAAAAGAAGGGGCATCAGATGCCCATTCCGCTGAAGTTGAGGGTTAA
- a CDS encoding type II secretion system F family protein codes for MASGLSLSLISLVNKLVPSKWMKRYELFIYSSGINFLAAEYLVVSLLLGVIFAVMVAMFSSWLYTLGTFIVVFLGMVFGYPYWRVMKRTEEMERNLPDAFFYLASSLRAGISFSEALEELTTAKFGALTEEFKKTVSEIKKGRPTVEALRAFALRNRKSTVLYRSMMIIIEALERGAPMSEVLVYVGNDVREVLRIKQERKASTGMQMMFFIITSGFIGPLILGIVAQVMKNVSSASITFPVDTINTIILGFVVAQAVISGLGIGIIREGKYTAGIKYSLLLVLMGVAIFKGTLTLNFSGMGI; via the coding sequence ATGGCGAGCGGATTATCATTGTCTCTCATCTCACTCGTCAACAAGCTCGTTCCGTCCAAATGGATGAAACGTTACGAGCTTTTTATATACTCCTCGGGGATTAACTTCCTCGCCGCAGAGTATCTGGTAGTATCCCTGCTCTTGGGGGTTATATTTGCTGTTATGGTCGCCATGTTCAGCAGCTGGCTCTACACCCTCGGAACTTTCATTGTGGTTTTCCTTGGCATGGTCTTCGGCTATCCCTATTGGCGCGTGATGAAGCGCACCGAGGAGATGGAAAGGAACCTTCCTGATGCCTTCTTTTACCTGGCCAGCTCACTCCGGGCCGGGATTTCCTTCTCAGAGGCCCTTGAGGAGCTTACCACCGCGAAATTCGGTGCCCTGACGGAGGAATTCAAGAAGACCGTCTCGGAGATAAAGAAGGGTCGTCCCACCGTTGAGGCTCTCAGAGCCTTTGCCCTCAGGAACAGGAAGTCCACCGTTCTTTATCGTTCAATGATGATTATCATAGAGGCACTCGAAAGGGGCGCTCCAATGAGCGAGGTCCTAGTTTACGTTGGAAATGATGTCAGGGAGGTACTCAGGATAAAGCAGGAGAGAAAAGCCTCGACTGGTATGCAGATGATGTTCTTCATAATCACCAGCGGTTTTATCGGACCGTTAATCCTTGGCATCGTGGCTCAGGTCATGAAGAACGTCAGTTCGGCTTCAATTACCTTTCCAGTAGACACAATAAACACGATTATCTTGGGGTTTGTTGTGGCTCAGGCCGTAATCTCTGGTCTTGGAATCGGGATAATAAGAGAGGGAAAATACACAGCGGGCATAAAGTACAGCCTGCTGCTCGTCCTTATGGGAGTCGCTATATTCAAGGGTACTTTAACCCTCAACTTCAGCGGAATGGGCATCTGA
- a CDS encoding type II secretion system F family protein yields MGVVDGFMNFLERLGGKTIEVTEKPMRRIPQGKSVQERLRALKQLQKEVEKESFEDEREKQMEEMLEWRKREMQSSFSDRLAEALLRYFKGPITSLTNSLKGLDQDLYRANINTPKEKYVATMVVVSVFAAFFLMITGYLLFLSFENILLLGFLGFVGGFMYMRQYPKMVWRRRVMEVERALPYALRHMASLLSAGVGVAESMLSVAKADYGPISEEFELVLMDMRTGSSFEDAMTRFEQKMDSESVSRVVKQMLRAVKFGGNLADIMYKMAEDFSFEYRMKLVEYVQKVNGVSFIYMFLTIVTPTMFVVGILAGSVMAQGLIMPPSTIAIMLLLAFPALSLIIINMIKKGEPR; encoded by the coding sequence ATGGGAGTGGTCGATGGATTCATGAACTTCCTCGAGAGGCTCGGCGGTAAGACGATAGAGGTAACTGAGAAGCCGATGAGGAGAATTCCTCAGGGAAAGAGCGTTCAGGAGAGGCTTAGAGCACTCAAACAGCTCCAGAAAGAAGTAGAGAAGGAGAGCTTCGAGGACGAGCGGGAGAAGCAGATGGAAGAGATGCTGGAGTGGAGAAAGAGAGAGATGCAGTCCTCGTTCTCAGATAGGCTCGCTGAGGCCCTCCTCCGCTACTTCAAAGGGCCGATAACATCGCTCACCAACTCCCTTAAGGGTCTTGACCAGGACCTCTACCGCGCCAACATAAACACCCCCAAGGAGAAGTACGTGGCTACGATGGTTGTGGTTTCGGTCTTCGCGGCGTTCTTCCTGATGATAACTGGCTACCTCCTTTTTTTGTCCTTTGAAAACATACTGCTACTCGGCTTCCTCGGCTTCGTGGGTGGCTTCATGTACATGCGTCAGTACCCAAAGATGGTGTGGAGGAGGCGTGTTATGGAGGTTGAGAGGGCTCTTCCCTACGCCCTCAGGCATATGGCGTCGCTCCTCAGTGCCGGCGTTGGTGTCGCGGAGTCAATGCTCTCCGTTGCAAAGGCGGACTACGGTCCCATATCTGAGGAGTTTGAACTCGTCCTGATGGACATGAGAACAGGTTCCTCCTTTGAGGATGCGATGACGAGGTTCGAGCAGAAGATGGATTCCGAGAGCGTTAGCAGGGTCGTTAAGCAGATGCTCAGGGCGGTTAAGTTCGGGGGAAACCTCGCGGACATAATGTACAAGATGGCGGAGGACTTCTCCTTTGAGTACAGGATGAAGCTTGTTGAGTACGTCCAGAAGGTCAATGGTGTATCCTTCATCTACATGTTCCTTACAATAGTCACGCCCACGATGTTTGTCGTAGGAATCCTCGCCGGTTCGGTGATGGCGCAGGGCCTCATCATGCCACCATCAACGATAGCCATAATGCTCTTGCTTGCTTTCCCTGCCCTCTCGCTCATAATAATCAACATGATAAAGAAGGGAGAGCCCAGGTGA